In the genome of Podospora pseudocomata strain CBS 415.72m chromosome 2 map unlocalized CBS415.72m_2.2, whole genome shotgun sequence, one region contains:
- a CDS encoding uncharacterized protein (COG:S; EggNog:ENOG503P0EN), translated as MEAAAGDIAKKATCTTCQFSEDFSNYWTAVLFFKARNGSVHRVPQIPNAGFEGSNGGMTVYYMQDGLVNYQQTSKVTAFKTGFRMLIGEAMYRNRAQASKFRQITYTCLKTFGTRYPETMDFPKEPCNFGIMSNVRFPTCWDGKNLDSPDHMAHMSYPESGTFEGGGPCPASHPVRVPQLMYEVIWDTRQFNNKDLWPEDGSQPFLTGFGSHGDYMFGWLDDSLQRAMDSPCYVNCPTLKSQSISAMNQCSVPTVVDEPINGWLKALPGAAEES; from the exons ATGGAAGCCGCTGCCGGTGATATCGCCAAGAAGGCGACTTGCACAACTTGCCAATTCTCCGAAGACTTTTCCAACTACTGGACAGCAGTGTTGTTCTTCAAGGCGAGAAATGGAAGCGTCCATCGAGTACCGCAGATTCCAAACGCTGGCTTCGAAGGTTCCAATGGTGGTATGACTGTGTATTACATGCAAGACGGCCTGGTCAACTACCAGCAAACTTCCAAGGTGACGGCGTTCAAGACTGGCTTCCGTATGCTCATCGGCGAGGCCATGTACCGCAACCGAGCCCAGGCATCCAAGTTCCGTCAAATCACCTACACCTGCCTTAAGACTTTTGGCACGCGTTATCCCGAGACAATGGATTTCCCCAAGGAGCCATGCAACTTCGGAATTATGTCCAACGTTCGTTTCCCAACCTGTTGGGACGGAAAGAATCTTGACTCTCCCGATCACATGGCGCACATGTCATATCCCGAGTCTGGAACCTTCGAAGGCGGTGGTCCTTGCCCAGCTTCGCACCCAGTGCGTGTGCCTCAGCTTATGTACGAGGTTATCTGGGACACAAGGCAGTTCAACAACAAGGACTTATGGCCCGAGGATGGGTCTCAGCCTTTCCT GACTGGCTTCGGATCGCATGGTGACTACATGTTTGGCTGGTTGGACGACTCGCTACAGCGTGCCATGGACAGTCCCTGCTACGTCAACTGCCCGACTCTCAAGAGCCAGAGCATCTCGGCGATGAACCAGTGCTCGGTACCGACCGTGGTCGACGAGCCCATCAATGGCT GGCTCAAAGCACTTCCCGGCGCTGCGGAGGAATCTTAG
- a CDS encoding uncharacterized protein (COG:S; EggNog:ENOG503PDKN): MHLTSVLPLAALPLLTSASPISTRQTTPNGTSCSNTSFKDFQWQASNFDFHASFIFSTPAHQNSWGYASFDLFNPADKSTVQCSAASNQINDFFYGIIQYSCNDTLRGGSTKFDFNRPSGELRVEQSWTCRDQDPQYPITFTAKGSANVTLGCTEDFYQNANWTMGDIYSRRTITCGKVDSAVVPYEISAIA, encoded by the exons ATGCATCTCACTTCCGTCCTCCCTCTTGCggcactccccctcctcacctcggCCTCACCCATCTCCACCAGGCAAACGACCCCAAACGGGACCTCTtgctccaacacctccttcaaGGACTTCCAATGGCAGGCATCCAACTTTGACTTTCACGCCTCATTCATTTTTAGCACCCCCGCACACCAAAACTCCTGGGGCTACGCCTCCTTCgacctcttcaaccccgccGATAAGAGCACAGTTCAATGTTCTGCCGCTAGCAACCAGATCAATGACTTCTTCTACGGCATCATTCAATACAGCTGCAACGACACCCTCCGCGGAGGCTCCACTAAGTTTGACTTCAACAGGCCTTCCGGCGAGTTGAGAGTGGAACAGAGTTGGACCTGCAGAGACCAGGACCCGCAGTACCC CATCACATTCACTGCCAAGGGCTCAGCAAACGTCACCCTCGGCTGCACCGAGGACTTTTACCAGAATGCCAACTGGACTATGGGCGACATTTACTCTAGGAGAACGATCACCTGCGGCAAGGTCGACTCGGCCGTCGTCCCCTATGAGATCTCAGCTATTGCCTGA
- a CDS encoding uncharacterized protein (EggNog:ENOG503PR15): MGHDFTLTKDLGTICEICKPLNYIRAVDYANSSLIFYYPIYQLTKMTKPLRQIAAEKLIGPNANPSQLGDPISLKTETNDANSNPRGEPENKQDFSKTESKVPESSGGSHEERMLRGEGPKGHHVSGMMTDEIRQGKKGAPGVTMEGDATSVKRVEVVGDATKGGRGKGSKL, from the exons ATGGGACACGATTTCACTCTAACTAAAGATCTTGGGACAATCTGCGAAATATGCAAGCCCTTGAACTATATCCGCGCCGTTG ACTACGCAAATTCATCCCTCATATTTTACTACCCTATTTATCAACTCACCAAAATGACCAAACCCCTCCGCCAAATcgccgccgagaagctcatcgGCCCCAATGCCAATCCCTCCCAGCTTGGTGATCCGATTTCACTAAAGACAGAGACGAATGATGCGAACTCTAACCCAAGGGGTGAGCCGGAGAACAAGCAAGACTTTTCCAAAACCGAGAGTAAAGTCCCAGAGTCGTCAGGTGGAAGCCATGAGGAAAGGATGctgaggggagaggggcCAAAGGGACATCATGTGAGCGGGATGATGACTGATGAGATTCGGCAAGGGAAGAAGGGAGCTCCGGGCGTGACTATGGAGGGGGATGCTACTAGTgtgaagagggtggaggttgttggggatgCGACgaagggtgggagggggaaggggtcgaAGTTGTGA
- a CDS encoding uncharacterized protein (COG:S; EggNog:ENOG503P4NS), which yields MRTETSENTDISKRAGRQNSTNPRVTRWNPRPTQRPWNPERNSPKDSSIVAECSEPPNPRASGDCAIILDPSVMSVPAYISQIGSAWGGWVNIGLPATLLLTPRPPKTPAPTATSYPEIETETVVETLTVYYPESYLDDRPAPDTEVVYPETKITTEIALPTTETTFTDATVPNPDISPTSTQSAGISTVFTERPSINVVLSIQTVPNPGIIPKPMHPKAAESTIISDLEAMDKKYTETDRLFTSWSPTVHATAPRNVRHSASLKNWSTSDTSWQLLTPANAIIITSTSTSSVPTLRGSSQLGTPEYFMSTSTVPTPRTRGSTTTGSLEYSTFSKAIISPIITSSVSPNEESSTGGNGPYIVYVLTPEAYFLGSFAPLIFAILFYLPWASLDAVAKRMEPFYRLSSSKGAVASESLNVSYESQVPLVGQLWNSLIRRHWVVSLTSFLVILCQVLMALSPEAIRISVIGTDCRANVACPGVLSVSTAPARAMEVMLLVMIICTAVLAGQLWNRRSQLYSEPFSLAGTATLVANDGSFLQLFRQVDSQSLTSDGKGLEKALGKNTRYRVTVYKNEGGAAQNGIVLEPPHTTSQAFPATTTPASGVKFLPVKRSNPLILELCLLFLIIVIILPIIIWYYLNNDQNHPLEQFLSGQDFGVRFLFAAIGILIDELWKNIFSKLSILVPYINMSNPNTAAKPQDSMLFEPPFSPLTALFHKSTYRSLPLTIVTMNANMALILTVYLANIPFSNDKARVAWVASCYFSLAIFGLMIISIIALMILIRAPETPLAPDTIAARLYYLSAGLTIASQFGPFSTLNTGDRDRAITKCDAGLTGYRFEPVTALSKDKGSQSET from the exons ATGCGCACTGAAACCAGTGAAAATACAGACATCTCCAAGCGAGCCGGACGCCAGAATTCCACCAACCCAAGGGTTACCAGATG GAACCCACGTCCCACACAAAGGCCTTGGAATCCAGAAAGGAACTCTCCAAAAGACTCGAGCATAGTGGCAGAATGCTCAgaaccccccaatccccgGGCATCTGGAGATTGTGCCATAATACTTGACCCCAGTGTAATGAGTGTACCCGCCTATATAAGTCAAATCGGTTCAGCatggggtggatgggtgaaCATTGGATTGCCTGCAACATTGCTCCTTACGCCTCGTCCTCCCAAGACTCCCGCACCCACAGCAACTAGCTACCCCGAAATCGAAACTGAAACAGTGGTAGAAACTCTGACAGTATATTACCCTGAAAGTTATCTCGACGACAGACCTGCTCCCGACACCGAGGTGGTCTACCCCGAAACCAAGATAACTACTGAGATAGCGCTTCCCACCACCGAGACAACTTTCACCGATGCA ACCGTCCCCAACCCCGATATATCTCCCACTTCCACTCAGTCGGCAGGCATTAGCACAGTTTTCACTGAGAGGCCATCCATCAACGTAGTCCTCAGCATTCAAACGGTTCCCAACCCCGGAATTATTCCCAAACCGATGCATCCCAAAGCAGCAGAAAGCACCATTATTTCCGATTTAGAGGCAATGGATAAAAAATACACCGAAACAGACAGGCTGTTTACCAGCTGGTCACCCACTGTGCACGCCACTGCCCCCCGCAATGTTCGGCATTCAGCATCACTGAAAAACTGGTCAACCTCTGACACGTCCTGGCAGTTACTTACCCCCGCAAATGCCATAATAATCACTAGTACTTCAACATCGTCAGTACCTACTCTAAGAGGGTCATCTCAACTGGGTACTCCAGAGTATTTCATGTCCACAAGCACTGTTCCAACACCGAGGACCAGGGGCTCGACAACAACTGGCTCACTGGAATACTCAACATTCTCAAAGGCCATAATAAGCCCCATCATCACTTCATCTGTTTCACCTAATGAGGAAAGTTCCACAGGCGGAAATGGCCCATACATTGTTTATGTATTGACACCAGAAGCTTACTTTCTTGGGTCCTTTGCTCCTCTCATATTCGCCATCCTCTTCTATCTACCGTGGGCCAGTTTAGATGCAGTTGCAAAGAGGATGGAGCCGTTTTACCGACTGAGCAGCTCCAAGGGCGCAGTAGCATCCGAGTCTTTGAACGTTTCCTACGAAAGTCAAGTACCCTTGGTCGGGCAGCTCTGGAATTCACTTATCCGAAGACACTGGGTTGTATCACTCACCTCCTTTCTGGTCATATTATGCCAGGTCTTGATGGCACTTTCACCAGAAGCAATCCGAATATCTGTGATAGGGACTGACTGCCGTGCGAACGTTGCATGTCCTGGGGTATTGAGCGTGTCGACAGCGCCTGCCAGGGCAATGGAAGTTATGTTGCTCGTCATGATTATTTGCACTGCTGTGCTTGCAGGGCAGCTTTGGAACCGACGATCCCAGCTATACTCGGAACCTTTCAGTCTTGCTGGCACGGCAACCCTGGTGGCGAATGATGGCTCCTTCTTGCAGCTATTTCGGCAGGTGGACTCTCAGTCTCTGACGTCGGATGGCAAGGGATTGGAGAAAGCATTGGGAAAAAACACGCGATACCGCGTCACAGTATACAAAAatgagggaggggcagcACAAAATGGCATTGTTTTGGAGCCACCGCACACGACCTCCCAAGCCTTTCCGGCCACCACAACTCCTGCATCTGGCGTCAAATTCCTTCCAGTAAAACGGTCGAATCCCCTTATATTGGAATTATGTCTCCTTtttctcatcatcgtcatcattcTGCCGATAATAATCTGGTATTATCTTAACAACGACCAAAACCATCCGCTTGAGCAATTCCTGAGCGGCCAGGACTTTGGAGTCAGGTTCCTTTTCGCGGCAATAGGCATCCTCATCGACGAGCTTTGGAAGAACATTTTTTCAA AGCTCAGTATTCTCGTACCATACATCAATATGTCCAATCCCAATACCGCGGCAAAGCCCCAAGACTCGATGCTTTTCGAACCTCCTTTTTCACCATTGACCGCTCTCTTTCACAAAAGCACATATCGCTCGTTGCCATTAACGATTGTCACCATGAATGCGAATATGGCCCTGATTCTTACGGTATATTTAGCCAACATCCCCTTCAGCAACGATAAAGCGAGAGTGGCTTGGGTAGCATCATGCTATTTCAGTTTGGCAATCTTTGGGCTCATGATCATAAGCATTATCGCCCTCATGATCCTGATTCGAGCCCCTGAGACGCCCCTGGCGCCAGACACCATCGCCGCGCGGCTCTACTATCTGTCTGCGGGACTCACGATCGCTTCTCAGTTCGGGCCATTTTCAACGTTGAATACTGGGGACAGGGATAGGGCCATCACCAAATGTGACGCGGGTTTGACGGGTTATCGctttg AGCCAGTCACGGCCCTCTCAAAGGACAAGGGGAGTCAATCAGAGACATGA
- a CDS encoding uncharacterized protein (COG:F; EggNog:ENOG503NZMH), translating to MSGSFPAQTGSPLASTKDESPSSKDKSSSTKTRSSSSAFPSEFSSSGFLSEGSVTQSGPRTWVPGRESTLEKRILRKIRQHNDRGDTDAKIIVNFVIDFDHDQYIKSHKKGADTNLNWAYTLTGFRNIVQASTALDYMSQTWPQTGARLYSYLDLRLRQSSYHRFRVQFAGNGGANITVHLDKETPDPEAETCHLSITASGHQNLVASVASQIAWFCGAFRKSPEDGLIYCKPTVSETLHFDSSDSSSDDSMRFNIGYIDTPIDGSDLDVPRTCWNGLFIDQPHTRIVCGYPIRVQPGYAFNSTSVPLTGLEITWKIIMRIREDETPVERPQNLATTPVVVHGKCFFLISKVLNKGVVFWHLERRYDHEGSEFRLDNLPRPEVSSNFDFDQLENCRHFIGGECGVRKLFVIEGRLQEGFTCPD from the coding sequence ATGAGCGGATCTTTCCCTGCCCAGACTGGGTCTCCCTTGGCCTCGACCAAGGACGAATCTCCCTCGTCCAAGGATAAATCTTCCTCGACCAAAACCCGATCTTCCTCCAGTGCATTTCCGAGCGAGTTTTCCTCCAGCGGATTTTTGAGCGAAGGTTCCGTTACCCAAAGCGGTCCTCGGACTTGGGTGCCTGGCCGTGAGTCCACGCTCGAGAAAAGAATATTGCGTAAAATCAGACAGCACAACGACCGAGGCGACACCGATGCCAAGATCATCGTCAATTTTGTCATCGATTTTGACCATGATCAGTATATCAAAAGCCACAAGAAGGGCGCGGACACCAACTTGAACTGGGCCTACACACTCACAGGCTTCAGGAACATTGTCCAGGCATCAACCGCGCTCGACTACATGAGCCAGACATGGCCCCAAACAGGCGCCCGACTGTACAGCTATCTAGACTTGCGCTTACGTCAATCTTCGTACCACAGATTTCGTGTGCAGTTCGCTGGAAATGGGGGTGCAAACATCACCGTGCACCTCGACAAGGAAACACCAGACCCTGAAGCGGAAACATGCCATCTATCCATCACAGCCAGTGGTCACCAAAACCTTGTAGCCTCGGTGGCTAGCCAAATCGCTTGGTTCTGTGGCGCGTTCAGAAAATCGCCCGAAGATGGTCTCATCTACTGCAAACCGACGGTCAGTGAGACGCTTCATTTTGATTCTTCGGACTCGTCGAGCGATGACAGCATGAGATTTAATATTGGTTACATCGACACGCCCATCGACGGGTCCGACCTTGACGTGCCACGAACCTGCTGGAATGGCCTTTTTATTGACCAACCTCATACTCGGATTGTGTGCGGATACCCAATCCGTGTTCAGCCAGGGTATGCGTTCAACTCAACAAGCGTGCCTTTGACGGGGTTGGAGATTACGTGGAAGATCATCATGAGGATTCGTGAGGACGAGACGCCGGTTGAGAGGCCTCAGAACCTGGCAACCACGCCGGTTGTTGTTCATGGGAAGTGTTTTTTTCTTATCTCCAAGGTGTTGAACAAGGGAGTGGTGTTTTGGCATTTGGAACGGCGGTATGATCATGAGGGGTCTGAGTTTAGGCTTGATAACTTGCCTCGCCCGGAGGTGAGCAGTAACTTCGACTTTGACCAGCTAGAGAATTGCAGGCACTTCATTGGGGGGGAGTGTGGGGTGAGGAAACTTTTTGTCATTGAGGGGCGGTTGCAGGAGGGCTTTACTTGCCCCGATTGA
- a CDS encoding uncharacterized protein (COG:U; EggNog:ENOG503NUY9): MSSSHPPQPAASALPADGLNVLSPAPIQTESSPLLPKPPSASSSSSEAVSEAGTETEESTLIAQPLSPARLYITLTSSYLGVFLGAVDASIIVTLSGPIASEFQSLSLLSWLAASYLIANAACQPLSGRLTDIFGRGPGLVFSNLMFGLGNLICGLAKNEQQIILGRVISGVGGGGLMSISTFLATDLVPLKKRGVVQGLGNIAYGTGAMLGGVFGGFINDTSSWGWRLAFLIQVPIIAVSGGLVAYLVRVPPKVSNKSLISRIDFLGAFFIVGFLVLTLLGLNAGGNLVRWTDPLVLTSIPLGVAMLFALVWWEGRVKQPIIPVKLLVERTVAAACITNFCSSMVMMMTMFYVPLYLQVLGYTPTQSAYRILASSVGVSFASVGSGLIMKQTGKYVGLGRIVLSVYTIAIALNTLLDQYTPPWIPFVSMTLHGAGYGAMLTVTLLGCIAAVEHSQQAVITSATYAFRSVGTTLGITVASAVYQNILKAKLWERFGDLPGAAEEINRIRDDLGELGRLPEGWHDGVIASFMEAFRGVWLTALGLTVIALISVSLMKQHKLHSTLTRQEE, from the exons ATGTCTTCCAGtcacccaccacaaccgGCAGCGTCTGCCCTTCCCGCCGACGGCCTCAACGTTCTTTCACCAGCGCCAATACAAACCGAATCCAGCCCTCTGCTCCCCAAGCCGCCATcagcttcctcatcctcctcagaaGCTGTCAGCGAGGCCGGCACCGAAACAGAAGAATCCACACTAATAGCCCAGCCACTTTCTCCCGCCAGGCTCTACATAACTCTCACCTCATCCTACCTGGGCGTCTTCCTCGGCGCAGTGGACGCCTCTATCATTGTCACTTTGTCTGGACCCATCGCCTCAGAGTTCCAGTCCCTGTCATTGTTATCATGGCTTGCGGCATCATACCTCATCGCCAATGCTGCTTGTCAGCCCCTGTCGGGTAGACTCACCGATATCTTTGGTCGTGGGCCGGGActcgtcttctccaacttgATGTTCGGCCTTGGTAACCTCATTTGTGGGTTGGCAAAGAATGAACAGCAAATCATCCTCGGACGAGTCATCTCTGGAGTGGGAGGCGGTGGGCTCATGAGCATCAGCACTTTCCTTGCCACGGATCTGGTTCCATTGAAGAAAAGAGGCGTGGTGCAAGGGCTGGGGAACATTGCTTATGGCACAGGCGCTATGCTGGGTGGCGTATTTGGCGGCTTCATCAACGACACTTCGTcctggggttggaggttggctTTTTTGATCCAGGTCCCGATCATTGCTGTCAGTGGTGGATTGGTGGCTTATTTGGTGAGGGTGCCGCCCAAGGTATCCAACAAGAGCTTGATCTCGAGGATCGACTTCCTGGGCGCCTTCTTTATCGTCGGGTTCTTGGTCTTGACGCTGCTCGGGCTTAATGCTGGCGGGAATTTGGTCAGGTGGACGGATCCATTGGTCTTGACGAGCATTCCGCTGGGTGTCGCAATGCTCTTTGccttggtgtggtgggaaggCAGGGTGAAGCAACCGATTATCCCGGTGAAGCTATTGGTTGAAAGGACTGTTGCTGCAGCGTGTATCACGAATTTTTGCAG CtccatggtgatgatgatgaccatGTTCTATGTTCCACTGTATCTCCAGGTCCTTGGCTACACCCCCACACAATCCGCATATCGCATCCTCGCATCTTCGGTCGGCGTCTCGTTCGCGTCGGTCGGCAGCGGGTTGATCATGAAGCAAACTGGCAAGTATGTCGGCCTGGGCAGAATTGTCTTGTCAGTGTACACGATCGCCATTGCTCTCAACACATTGCTGGACCAGTACACGCCACCTTGGATCCCGTTTGTTTCCATGACCCTCCACGGTGCTGGATACGGTGCTATGCTTACTGTTACCCTCCTTGGCTgtattgctgctgttgaacACTCGCAGCAGGCCGTGATCACGAGCGCTACGTATGCCTTCCGGTCAGTAGGCACCACGCTCGGCATCACTGTCGCGTCGGCCGTCTATCAGAACATCCTGAAGGCAAAGCTGTGGGAAAGATTCGGTGACCTGCCCGGTGCGGCTGAGGAGATCAACCGAATCCGTGATGATCTTGGGGAGTTGGGGCGGTTGCCTGAGGGGTGGCATGATGGTGTAATTGCGTCGTTTATGGAGGCGTTCAGAGGAGTCTGGCTGACTGCGCTTGGCTTGACTGTCATTGCTCTGATCAGTGTCTCCTTGATGAAGCAGCATAAGCTGCACTCGACGTTAACCAGGCAGGAGGAATAG